Part of the Allofrancisella frigidaquae genome is shown below.
TTTGATGCGATCATTAATATTGTCAATTTGATCTATAAGTTTACTCTTGAGGGTTATTTCTACCCTTTGATTGATCCCTCTATTATCATTAGAATCATTAGGAGCTATAGGGTCTTGGTATCCTAAAGCTTGAATTTCGATACCGTCAGGCTTTATACCCTTGTTTATTAGGTATTCTCTAACGCTAGAAGCTCTATCTTTAGAAAGGCGAAGATCGTGTTTTGTCAATAGATCATTATGTTTTATTAGTTTAGAGTCTATTTTTCCAGCGTACCCTTTGATTACAAAGTTAGTATCACCAGTTAGTTTTAGGTACGCATATAATTTATTAAGAGTTTCTTTAGCTTGGTCGTTTAAAGTAAAGCTATCTGCACTAAATTTAATATTTGTCTCTATGAAGTCAGGTCCTTTTACTCTTTTTAGACATATGAAGGATTGTTGAGATTGAAGTAAATCTGGAGTACATGAGTCAAGAGTGGGATAAGTTGTAGGTTTTTGATCTTTATCCATAGAAGCGCAGCTTATTAGGAGTGTTGATAGAAGTGCTACAGATAAAGTGTATACATGCTTTTTCATACTGATAAAACTTAAAATTATTTCTTAACTAATAATTTTACTATAAACGTTCGCCTTAAAATAGTCTTTATAAAAATTGTTGAATAAAACAGTGAAAGCTTAGTGTGTACTATACATCCCATCATCAACTATGTTACTGACAGTGTGAAGTAAGAATGACAAATAGACCGTTATACTTGCGAAGGTAGGTATTGTAAGTTTAAACTTTTGTCCATAATATATCACTTAAATATTAGAGTTAAAGTTCTTAATTATATTTTTTTCACTTATAAAAGCTTTAAGTGCTATTGGATTAGAGAGAAATTTAAACCTGTATCTAGTAGAATTTGAGCTATAAATAGTGATATCTCCATAATCTAAAAGTTTACCAAAAAGGCTTTGAGACAGTTTAACACTTTCAATCTGATTAAACCTTAAATTCAAAAATTTAGCATGTAGAAAACCAACTCTTCCTATAATTCTCTCATTAGTTATAGCAAGCTCAGTAGATGTTTTGATAATATAAGGGTATAAAATGTAGCAAAGAGCTATAAAATACATTATTCCAGCAGTTTTTGGTTCTGCTGTACCTGCAAAAATGAAAAATAAAGCCATGGTAGCTGGGATAAGGAAAAGCCAATTGCTAACTTCGGCGCTATATTCTAAAATTTCATGCTTTTCTAAATGCTGTTTTGTGTATTTATTCATTACCTTTCCCCTTTTTTATAATTACTGTGTTTTAAGAAAATTAAAGGCGTGTAATATAAGATAATATTAAGAGTAGAGAAAGAAGTCACTGTTGTCAAACTATGTGACACCAGTATTTTGTACTATAACTAGCAGTATTTATAACACTTATTTTGGAGCTTGGTGGTTTCTATTAGCATAAACTTTAATTTCTATATCAATAAGATGACTAACTTACGTAAATATGGTATCTTGTTCAAAAAGGTTTTAATGTGGTTTTTGTAATGAAAGTAACTACAGATAGTTTTGTTAAAATGCATTTTAAATTTAGACTAAAAGATGGCTCTATAGCTGAAGATACAGAAAATTATAACCGTGCTTTTGTTTTTCAAATGGGGCAAGGATGTTTTACTGAAAAAGTTGAAAAAGAGCTTATAGGAGCAGAAGTAGGTACTAGTAAAAGGGTGGTTTTAATGCCAGAAGAAGCATTCGGTGAGAAGCATCCAGCGAGTATTTACTCAGTTCCAAAAACTAGGTTTCCTAAAAGTATAGAGTTAGAAGAGGGGCTTATAGTCTCTTTTAGTCAAAAAGATGGTACAAAGTTGCCAGGTCTGATAACTGAAATTGGTGATGATGATGTGACGGTTGATTTTAACCATCCATTATCTGGTCAGATAATAGTGTTTGAGGCAAAAATACTTAGTATTGCAAAAAATGAGGAAGATCTAAATGAAGATACTGTTGGCTAACCCACGTGGTTTTTGTGCGGGTGTAAGTAGAGCAGTAGAAACCGTAGAGAAAGTTTTAGAAGTAGAAAAATCACCAGTATACGTACGACATGAGGTAGTGCATAATAAAGTTGTCGTAGACTCACTTAAGAAAAAAGGAGTCATTTTCGTTAAAGAGATAGATGAAGTTCCTGATAATTCAGTGTGTATATTTAGTGCTCATGGTGTCTCGCTTAAGGTTGAGCAAGCTGCAGCGACAAAAAACCTAATATTGTATGATGCAACTTGCCCACTTGTTACAAAGGTTCATAGAGGAGTTAGACTAGCTAGCAATAATGATGCTGAATGTATACTAGTTGGTCACAAGGGACATCCAGAGGTTCAAGGAACTATGGGACAATATCGTAGCAAAAAAGGAGCGATATACTTGGTTGAGAATGAGAGCGATGTTGCCAAACTAGAGGTTAAAGACCCGAATAACTTATATTATGCTACACAAACAACTTTATCTGTAGATGAAACAAAAAATATTATAGAAGCTTTAAACAAAAAATTCCCTAACATTAAAGGTCCTAAAAAAGAGGATATTTGTTATGCTACTCAAAATAGACAAGCAGCAATTAAAGCAATGTTAGGACATATAGATATACTTGTTGTGGTTGGCTCTCATAATAGTTCAAACTCAAACAGATTACGAGAGCTTGCTAAATTAGAGGGTGTTGATTCCTATTTGGTTGATAATCCTTTAGATATAGATAGATCATGGTTTGATAACAAAAACACTTGTGGAGTCAGTGCTGGAGCGTCAGCACCAGAGTATTTGGTACAGGAAATAGTAGCTAAAATATCAAATATTTGTGATAAAGATGTTGATGTTGAAGACTTTGAGGGCATAAAAGAGGAAGTTTATTTTCCATTGCCTAGATTACTAAAGCAAAAATTTACTAAGGTATAGATAATGCAAAGATCTATCAGGGGTGCTACAACTATAAATAAAGATACAAAAGAAGATGTACTGGCTGCTACTAAAGAGTTGCTTGAAAAAATGCTTGAAGATAACGTTGTAGCACATAAAGATATAGTAAATATTATATTTACAGTAACATCTGATATAAGTTCAGAATTTCCTGCTGTAGCTGCAAGAGAGTTAGGCTTAGTAGATGTACCGTTATTAGATTGTCAACAAATGAAAGTTAAAGATGCTTTAGATCTTTGTATCAGGATAATGTTGACTTATAATACTAACAAAGATCAAAAAGAAATTAGCCACATATATTTACATGGTGCTAAAATCTTAAGACCAGATTTGACGAAGAAATAAGAGGTTATACTTATGTGGTTATTAGAAAATATCGATATGAAAAAATCAAAGTACATACTACCTAGCTTATTTACTAGTGCTAGTTTGTTATTTGCCTTTTTAGCAATTATTGCAGCTTTCCAAGGCAAATTTATATCAAGTGCGGGTTATATGCTTTTGTCAGGATTTGCAGATGCTTTTGATGGGAGGATTGCACGCTACACACAAACTCAAACAGCGTTTGGCGCAGCATTGGATAGCCTAGCTGACGTTGTTTCTTTTGGAGCAACTCCAGCATTAGTGATATATTTTTGGAGTTTGCATAATATTGGTCCTTTAGGGGCGGCGATTTCATTTTTGTATTTGTTAGCAGTAGCTCTTAGATTAGCTAAGTTTGATACCCAGCAAGAGCCAAAAGAGCTTACAGAAGAAGGCTTAATAGAAAAAAGGCTATATTTTTATGGTATGCCGTGTCCTGCTGGTGCTGTTACTATTTCTGGACTTATCTGGTTGGGCCAAGAAACATTTGTAGGTGGCTACGCTTTTGTTACAGTGTTATTAACTTCATTTACAGCTTTGTACTTAGCTTTTATGATGATAAGTGATATTAAGTTTAGAAGCTTTAAGGATAGTGATGGCAAAGGTAATATTAGTAAATTATATGTAATCTGTTTTATACTTATAATCTTGATGTTGTTTACTATGCCTGAGAAACTCCTTTATTTAATAATGATAGGTTATGCACTTTCAGGACCAGTTTCTCACTATAAATATAAGAAAAAAACAGAAAATGATTATATTAATAAATCATCAAGTGTAGATGGTAAAAAATAATTGATGCAGAATCTTAGTATCTTACTGTAAAGTCCGAATTATCCATAGGATTTCCTTGCTCACTTTCTATTTCAGCAGCTACACCACCTGGTTGTTGTAAGGGTCCTGCTTCGTTAGAGTACATATCTCTTTGAGTAGGTGGAGGTGAAGCATATCCAAATGAGTCTCCTTGGGAGTTTGAACATGATATTAAAGCAAAGCTTACTAAACAAAATATAAGAGATCTATAAGGTTTTTTTATATTTAACATTTTTTAATACTATAATTTTGTTGGATAACTAAAATAATAGCAGAATTATTTATTAATATTAAACTATAATTTGATAAGTAAATTAAAGTATTTATAATTTATATCAGTTTACGTATAATATTCGTAGCATTTATAAAAATTATAAACATAAAATTTTTAGGGTAAATTTATGCAAGATAACTCGTTATCGTTGATTCAGTTAATATGGCACGCAAATTTTATTGTACAATTGATAATGTTAGCTTTGGTGGCTATGTCTGTTTATTCATGGGCTATAATGTTAGAAGTTAACGGTCGTGTAAAGAAATATAAACACGAACAAGCCAGGTTCGATAAGCTTTTTTGGGCGGGGCATCATATTCAAAAGCTATATGAATATTACTTACAACATAAAGAAAATATTTTCGGTAAGTCTATAATTTTTTGTTCTGCTTTGAGAGAGTATAATAACCTTAAAGATACTGGAGTCTTAAAAGGAGAGACAATCCTAGAAGGTATGGAAAGAACTGTAAGTATAGCTATATCTCAAGAAGCTAAAGAGTTAGAAAAAAAACTTCCAGCTTTAGGAACTATAGCTGCTGTGGCTCCATATATAGGATTAGTTGGAACAGTCTGGGGGATTATGTCGTCTTTTAATACTTTAGGTGGTGTGGAGCAGGCTACTATATCAGTAGTGGCTCCGCATATTGCTGAGGCCTTGATAGCTACAGCACTGGGCTTATTTGTCGCAATTCCTGCTGTTATTGGTCATAGTAGACTTTCAAATCAAGTCGATGATATTTTGTCTACTTATGAATCATTCCAAGATGATTTATGTATCTTATTGTTGAAAGAAGCACATAATAATAATTTGGTTAAAGAGCAGCACCAACACTGTAGTCAAGAAAGCTACTAAAGGCTTTTATTATGAAAAGAAGAAATAAAAAGTTTTTTAGGAAAAAAAGACCAATGATAGACATCAATGTAGTTCCATATATAGACGTTATGTTGGTACTATTGGTTATTTTTATGATTACTACACCTATTTTAACTCAAGGGGTTAAAGTAGACTTGCCTAAGACTAAGTCAGAAAAAATTCCCTCTACAGATAGTAAGCCAATAGTTGTAACTGTAAATAATCAAGGAGCGTATTTTGTTAATCAGGGGGTTAGTAATCCTAAAGCGCCATTAAAATCTAGAGAGCTTGCGAGCGTGGTAATTAATTTATCTAAACAAAATCCAGGAAAGCCTGTGTATGTAAGAGGTGATAGTAATGCAAACTATGGTCAGGTAGTAAAAGCTATGGCCCTTATTCAAAAGGCTGGAGTTGATAAAGTGGGGTTAGTCACAGAAGATGGCAAATCTTAATTATCGTAAAATTTTAGGATACTTTAGAAAACAGATAGATAACAATCCTTTTTTAATT
Proteins encoded:
- a CDS encoding PH domain-containing protein gives rise to the protein MNKYTKQHLEKHEILEYSAEVSNWLFLIPATMALFFIFAGTAEPKTAGIMYFIALCYILYPYIIKTSTELAITNERIIGRVGFLHAKFLNLRFNQIESVKLSQSLFGKLLDYGDITIYSSNSTRYRFKFLSNPIALKAFISEKNIIKNFNSNI
- the fkpB gene encoding FKBP-type peptidyl-prolyl cis-trans isomerase, translating into MKVTTDSFVKMHFKFRLKDGSIAEDTENYNRAFVFQMGQGCFTEKVEKELIGAEVGTSKRVVLMPEEAFGEKHPASIYSVPKTRFPKSIELEEGLIVSFSQKDGTKLPGLITEIGDDDVTVDFNHPLSGQIIVFEAKILSIAKNEEDLNEDTVG
- the ispH gene encoding 4-hydroxy-3-methylbut-2-enyl diphosphate reductase; translated protein: MKILLANPRGFCAGVSRAVETVEKVLEVEKSPVYVRHEVVHNKVVVDSLKKKGVIFVKEIDEVPDNSVCIFSAHGVSLKVEQAAATKNLILYDATCPLVTKVHRGVRLASNNDAECILVGHKGHPEVQGTMGQYRSKKGAIYLVENESDVAKLEVKDPNNLYYATQTTLSVDETKNIIEALNKKFPNIKGPKKEDICYATQNRQAAIKAMLGHIDILVVVGSHNSSNSNRLRELAKLEGVDSYLVDNPLDIDRSWFDNKNTCGVSAGASAPEYLVQEIVAKISNICDKDVDVEDFEGIKEEVYFPLPRLLKQKFTKV
- the aroH gene encoding chorismate mutase; translated protein: MQRSIRGATTINKDTKEDVLAATKELLEKMLEDNVVAHKDIVNIIFTVTSDISSEFPAVAARELGLVDVPLLDCQQMKVKDALDLCIRIMLTYNTNKDQKEISHIYLHGAKILRPDLTKK
- a CDS encoding CDP-alcohol phosphatidyltransferase family protein — encoded protein: MWLLENIDMKKSKYILPSLFTSASLLFAFLAIIAAFQGKFISSAGYMLLSGFADAFDGRIARYTQTQTAFGAALDSLADVVSFGATPALVIYFWSLHNIGPLGAAISFLYLLAVALRLAKFDTQQEPKELTEEGLIEKRLYFYGMPCPAGAVTISGLIWLGQETFVGGYAFVTVLLTSFTALYLAFMMISDIKFRSFKDSDGKGNISKLYVICFILIILMLFTMPEKLLYLIMIGYALSGPVSHYKYKKKTENDYINKSSSVDGKK
- the tolQ gene encoding protein TolQ; the protein is MQDNSLSLIQLIWHANFIVQLIMLALVAMSVYSWAIMLEVNGRVKKYKHEQARFDKLFWAGHHIQKLYEYYLQHKENIFGKSIIFCSALREYNNLKDTGVLKGETILEGMERTVSIAISQEAKELEKKLPALGTIAAVAPYIGLVGTVWGIMSSFNTLGGVEQATISVVAPHIAEALIATALGLFVAIPAVIGHSRLSNQVDDILSTYESFQDDLCILLLKEAHNNNLVKEQHQHCSQESY
- the tolR gene encoding protein TolR; the protein is MKRRNKKFFRKKRPMIDINVVPYIDVMLVLLVIFMITTPILTQGVKVDLPKTKSEKIPSTDSKPIVVTVNNQGAYFVNQGVSNPKAPLKSRELASVVINLSKQNPGKPVYVRGDSNANYGQVVKAMALIQKAGVDKVGLVTEDGKS